Proteins encoded within one genomic window of Hermetia illucens chromosome 2, iHerIll2.2.curated.20191125, whole genome shotgun sequence:
- the LOC119649344 gene encoding cuticle protein 38-like, translating into MFKFAAVCLMLIASVAAKPGLLAAPLAYSAPVAAPIAAAYSAPIVAPYASSYNAHSIAHSAAFPAAVAAPVAAYTAPIAAAPLAAAYAAPIAAPAPFLLK; encoded by the exons atgttcaaattc GCCGCTGTTTGCTTGATGCTCATCGCTTCCGTAGCTGCTAAGCCCGGACTTCTTGCTGCTCCTTTGGCTTACTCCGCTCCTGTTGCTGCCCCCATCGCCGCTGCCTACTCTGCCCCAATCGTCGCTCCATACGCCAGCAGCTACAATGCTCACTCTATAGCTCACTCCGCCGCTTTCCCAGCTGCTGTAGCTGCTCCAGTTGCTGCTTACACAGCCCCAATTGCTGCTGCTCCATTGGCCGCTGCTTATGCTGCTCCAATTGCTGCTCCAGCCCCGTTCTTGCTCAAGTAA